CACCCCCTCAAGCAAGCGCACAACTTCTCAACACAGgtgacatttgtgtttgtgcatgttatGTGTCATTCTTTGCTGCCTGGACACTGAGACCAAATCGTTTACTTTCCCTCTAGTGCTCAGGGAAGCTCGGAGTCCCGTCCACTGTCCCCTGCAGAGGGCAGGATGGGGCCAGAGGTGCAGCCAGCCGATCAGCCCTGCAGCCGCAGAGACCACAAGCACACAGGCTCCAGGGGAGGCAGGCACACACCAGCCTTTTTCTGCCACCGCCTGTCTGATTCGAGCCCTGATCTGCTGGACAGACTGTCGCTGAAGCCAGAGGCAGGAGGTCTGAGTGGCCGTGGAGAAGGCGACAGTGACACTGACCTGTCTGAGTCAGAGAGACTTCCTGTGTCGCCCTCTGGTTGGGCTCCTCCACAGCTTGAGCTGAGACCAGAGGTCATCAAGCCTGAGGACTGCTCCTCTCCCAGGCACAGGCCCAGAGGACGCAACCATGGTGGTTTTGACTTTCCAGACTTCCTCCCCCCACCTTTTAACTCCTGGAGCCTCAGTCAGCTGGCTGTCTTCTACAACATGGAGGGCCGTGGGGCTCCTCGGCCCAGACCTGTGGGCCCTTTAGAAAGGTACCTGGaccggctgctgcagctggagtgGCGACAGATTCAGACCCTCCAGGAAGAGAGTGGGAGGTCGGCGGTGTCAGATGTTCTATCTAACTGCCACAGGTCACCTGCTGCTACCTCGTCACGCCTCAGCACTCCAAAGTGCATCCTGCAGTGTCAGCGTGCCTTCCCCCTcaccttcctttcctctctggCCAGTCACTCTGCCCTGCTCTCTGGCTGTGCCTGCACTCTCTGCCGTATCCGCTACTCCACCTGCAGCATGTCGTGCTGCCGCTCCACCCACGGCCACACCCGTCAGTCCAGACTGAGTCCTACGCTGGAGCGCAGGGGGCCCGAGTCACTCCCCAAAAGGAGCTACAGCGAGAGCCGGGTGCACTGCTCAGACAGGAGCTCAGCATCCCGAGCTCAGAGGTTCAGCAGCCCTGTGAGGACCAACAGCCACCTGAGGAGGATGCAAGCCTCTGGCAACATCCGTAACCCCGCTCAAGGTGCCAACATAAAGCCTCATTCCACCGCCAGAGCTTCTAGTTTCGGGGTCGGGAGGGACCGTTTTGGAGCACAAGAGGCCGTGTTGGACTACAGGACCGGAGGcttgaggaagaggagtggctcagagcagagaagaggtgGAGCAGAAAGACACCAAAGTACTTCAGAGAAACGACGGAGCGGCTCTGAGTGTAGAAAAGGAGGAGCTGAGTGGAGGAGAACAGCTGGGCTCAAGGAACGGGAAATAAAACCAGATGCGGTCACTGCAATAATGGACAATTTACCTGGGTCCAAAAACTCCTCTACAAACAGACCACACAGACTGAAACAGGTTGAATTTGTTACATAACAGCAACTTGAATGCTGTAAGTGTAATCAGTGCGCCACACCTGCACTCatcatatttgatatttgagtATGAATGTACATTTTCAGTCGTTTTTAAGGGTGCTAGACTTTT
This region of Pempheris klunzingeri isolate RE-2024b chromosome 2, fPemKlu1.hap1, whole genome shotgun sequence genomic DNA includes:
- the LOC139219534 gene encoding uncharacterized protein, which produces MGTILQERAPQQWPERVSTREREWKKRASWSSSGPNVASNKMGRRQSQRKPLQPQTIVPSQENNNEKRLQQRRKQKPSTPSSKRTTSQHSAQGSSESRPLSPAEGRMGPEVQPADQPCSRRDHKHTGSRGGRHTPAFFCHRLSDSSPDLLDRLSLKPEAGGLSGRGEGDSDTDLSESERLPVSPSGWAPPQLELRPEVIKPEDCSSPRHRPRGRNHGGFDFPDFLPPPFNSWSLSQLAVFYNMEGRGAPRPRPVGPLERYLDRLLQLEWRQIQTLQEESGRSAVSDVLSNCHRSPAATSSRLSTPKCILQCQRAFPLTFLSSLASHSALLSGCACTLCRIRYSTCSMSCCRSTHGHTRQSRLSPTLERRGPESLPKRSYSESRVHCSDRSSASRAQRFSSPVRTNSHLRRMQASGNIRNPAQGANIKPHSTARASSFGVGRDRFGAQEAVLDYRTGGLRKRSGSEQRRGGAERHQSTSEKRRSGSECRKGGAEWRRTAGLKEREIKPDAVTAIMDNLPGSKNSSTNRPHRLKQVEFVT